In Pseudorca crassidens isolate mPseCra1 chromosome 16, mPseCra1.hap1, whole genome shotgun sequence, one DNA window encodes the following:
- the NKX2-3 gene encoding homeobox protein Nkx-2.3 yields MMLPSPVTSTPFSVKDILNLEQQQQQQFHGAHLQADLEHHFHSAPCMLAAAEGTQFSDGGEEDEEEEGEKLSYLNSLATADGHGDSGLCPQSYVHTVLRDSCSGPKEHEEEPEVLRDRSQKSCQLKKPLEAAGDCKAAEESERPKPRSRRKPRVLFSQAQVFELERRFKQQRYLSAPEREHLASSLKLTSTQVKIWFQNRRYKCKRQRQDKSLELGAHAPPPPPRRVAVPVLVRDGKPCVTPSAPAYGAPYSVGAGAYSYNSFPAYGYGNSAAAAAAAAAAAAAAAAYSGSYGCAYPASGGGGGGASAAASAMQPACSAAGGGPFVNVSNLGGFGGGGGGGGAQPLHQGAAAGAACTQGTLQGIRAW; encoded by the exons ATGATGTTACCAAGCCCGGTCACCTCCACCCCTTTCTCAGTCAAAGACATTTTGAATctggagcagcagcagcaacagcagttccACGGCGCGCACTTGCAGGCGGACTTGGAGCACCACTTCCACTCGGCGCCCTGCATGCTGGCCGCCGCTGAGGGGACCCAATTTTCTGACGGAGGGGAGGAGGacgaggaagaagagggagagaaactgTCCTATTTGAACTCACTAGCTACAGCCGATGGCCACGGGGATTCGGGGCTCTGCCCCCAGAGCTATGTCCACACGGTCCTGCGAGACTCGTGCAGCGGGCCTAAGGAACATGAAGAGGAGCCCGAGGTCCTGAGGGACCGGAGCCAAA AAAGCTGCCAGCTGAAGAAGCCTCTGGAGGCGGCCGGAGACTGCAAGGCAGCGGAGGAGAGCGAGAGGCCGAAGCCACGCAGCCGCCGGAAGCCCCGGGTCCTCTTCTCGCAAGCCCAGGTCTTCGAGCTGGAACGCAGGTTCAAGCAGCAGCGGTACCTGTCGGCCCCCGAGCGCGAGCACCTCGCCAGCAGCCTGAAGCTCACGTCCACGCAGGTGAAGATCTGGTTCCAGAATCGCAGGTACAAGTGTAAGAGACAGCGGCAGGACAAGTCTCTGGAGCTGGGCGCGCacgcgcccccgccgccgccgcgccgcgTGGCAGTGCCGGTGCTAGTGCGGGACGGCAAGCCGTGCGTCACGCCCAGCGCGCCAGCTTACGGTGCGCCCTACAGCGTGGGCGCGGGCGCCTACTCCTACAACAGCTTCCCCGCCTATGGCTATGGGAACTCGGcagccgccgccgcagccgcggCTGCTGCAGCCGCCGCCGCTGCGGCCTACAGCGGCAGCTACGGCTGTGCGTACCCGGCAAGCGGTGGAGGCGGCGGCGGGGCCTCCGCGGCGGCCTCGGCCATGCAGCCCGCCTGCAGTGCGGCCGGAGGCGGCCCCTTTGTGAACGTGAGCAACCTGGGCGGcttcggcggcggcggcggcggcggcggcgcgcagCCGTTACACCAGGGTGCGGCGGCCGGGGCCGCGTGCACGCAGGGCACCTTGCAGGGCATCCGGGCCTGGTAG